In Microbacterium binotii, one DNA window encodes the following:
- a CDS encoding DUF2470 domain-containing protein: MTHVFDDETLAGVLGHMNSDHSDDNMLFARAFGPHPAPVGARMVGFDGDGGDWVITAAGGASVDMRLTWPGGPITQRAEVRREIVALYDAACAELGIEPRPH; the protein is encoded by the coding sequence ATGACCCACGTTTTCGACGACGAGACACTGGCCGGTGTTCTCGGGCACATGAACTCCGATCACTCCGACGACAACATGCTCTTCGCACGCGCTTTCGGCCCGCATCCGGCGCCCGTCGGCGCCCGCATGGTCGGATTCGACGGCGACGGCGGGGACTGGGTCATCACGGCTGCCGGGGGCGCGAGCGTCGACATGCGGCTGACGTGGCCCGGCGGTCCCATCACCCAGCGAGCCGAGGTGCGACGCGAGATCGTTGCGCTGTATGACGCCGCATGCGCCGAGCTGGGCATCGAGCCGCGCCCTCACTGA